The following are from one region of the Entelurus aequoreus isolate RoL-2023_Sb linkage group LG17, RoL_Eaeq_v1.1, whole genome shotgun sequence genome:
- the LOC133632446 gene encoding zinc finger protein 33B-like: MRTHTDNKHSECSTKKRCETCLSCSVCAESFTKKSHLTQHMRTHMGEKPFKCSVCGKSFSQSSFLTQHMRTHTGEKPFNCSVCDKSFSRNSSLTEHMRTHTGEKTFICSVCGKSFSLNCRLTEHMRTHTGEKPFKCSVCGKNFSQNSILTQHMRTHTGEKPFSCSVCGESFSRNCRLTQHMITHTGEKPFKCLVCGKSFSQNCRLTQHLRTHTGEKLCNCSVCGKIFYQNTSLTQHMRTHTGVKPFNCSICGENFSIKSRLTEHMRTHTGEKPFSCSLCCKRFTYNADAVKHIRTHKAK, translated from the coding sequence atgaggactcacactgacaacaaacactctgaatgctctacaaagaagagatgtgaaacatgtttgagctgctcagtttgtgctgaaagttttactaaaaagagccatttgactcaacacatgagaacacatatgggcgaaaaaccatttaagtgttcagtttgtggcaaaagcttttctcaaagtagctttttgactcaacacatgagaacacacacaggtgaaaaaccatttaattgttccgtttgtgacaaaagcttttctcgaaatagctctttgactgaacacatgagaacacacacaggagaaaaaacatttatttgttcagtttgtggtaaaagcttttctctAAATTGCCGTTTGACTGAacatatgagaacacacacaggtgaaaaaccatttaagtgttcagtttgtggcaaaaacttttctcaaaatagcattttgactcaacacatgagaacacacacaggtgaaaaaccatttagttgttcagtttgtggcgaaagcttttctcgaaattgccgtttgactcaacacatgattacacacacaggtgaaaaaccatttaaatgtttagtttgtggcaaaagcttttctcaaaattgccGTTTGACTCAAcacctgagaacacacacaggtgaaaaattatgtaattgttcagtttgtggcaaaatctTTTATCAAAATAcctctttgactcaacacatgagaacacacacaggtgtaaaaccatttaactgttcgATTTGTGGTGAAAACTTTTCTATTAAGAgccgtttgactgaacacatgagaacacacacaggtgaaaaaccatttagttgttcactgtgctgtaaaaggttcacaTATAATGCAGatgcagtaaaacacataagaacacacaaggcaaaataa
- the LOC133632404 gene encoding zinc finger protein 501-like → MDDYCYAKMATSAKREHERESAPPTENNLKSEDEDVQQLIGNPEEVSPQVGGSSTLKQETPQPPCIKKEEEELCITQEGECLLGREEADYTKFPLSILSVKTEDDEEKPQVDNLLAPLSDSEAEDEVEEPLSSDTDCEGDMRTHTDNKHSECSSKKRGKKCLSCSVCAKSFSVQGMLTRHMRTHKREKPFNFSVCSKSFSRNYRLTRHMRTHTGEKTINCSVCGKTFPQNCRLIQHMRTHTGEKPFNCSVCGNNYSLKSRLTQHMRIHTGEKPFNCSVCGNNYSLKSRLTQHMRTHTGEKPFSCSVCGKSFSVKSLVTKHMRTHTGEKPFNCSVCCKSFSVQSNLTEHMRTHTGEKIFNCSVCGKSFSVKRYLTRHMGTHTGLRSFDCSVCGKSFPNNSSFWRHVRTHAGEKTFSCSVCCKRFPHNADAVKHMRTHKGK, encoded by the coding sequence acgtccagcagctgatcgggaatccagaagaagtttcccctcaggtAGGGGGGAGCtctactttgaagcaggagactccacaaccaccctgcattaaaaaggaagaggaggaactctgcatcactcaggagggagagtgtcttctaggacgagaggaagctgattacaccaagtttccactgagtattctctctgtgaagactgaagatgatgaagagaaaccacaagtagacaacctcttagctccactatcagatagtgaagctgaagacgaggttgaagaacctttgagcagcgatacagactgtgaaggtgatatgaggactcacactgacaacaaacactctgaatgctcttcaaagaagagaggtaaaaaatgtttgagctgctcagtttgtgctaaaagcttTTCTGTTCAGGGCatgttgactcgacacatgagaacacacaaaagggaaaaaccatttaatttttcagtttgtagcaaaagcttttctcgaaattaccgtttgactcgacacatgagaacacacacaggtgaaaaaacaattaattgttcagtttgtggcaaaacctTTCCTCAAAATTGCCGTTTgattcaacacatgagaacacacacaggtgaaaaaccatttaactgttcagtttgtggaaACAACTATTCTTTAAAGAgccgtttgactcaacacatgagaatacacacaggtgaaaaaccatttaactgttcagtttgtggaaACAACTATTCTTTAAAGAgccgtttgactcaacacatgagaacacacacaggtgaaaaaccatttagttgttcagtttgtggcaaaagcttttctgttaagagccttgtgactaaacacatgagaacacacacaggagaaaaaccatttaattgttcagtttgttgtaaaagcttttctgttcagagtaatttgactgaacacatgagaacacacacaggtgaaaaaatatttaattgttcagtttgtggcaaaagcttttctgttaagagatatttgactcgacacatgggAACACACACTGGACTAAGATCATttgattgttcagtttgtggtaaaagctttcctAATAACAGCTCTTTTTGGCGACACgtgagaacacacgctggagaaaaaacatttagttgttcagtgtgctgtaaaaggttcccacataatgcagacgcagtaaaacacatgagaacacacaagggaaaataa